From the Musa acuminata AAA Group cultivar baxijiao chromosome BXJ3-1, Cavendish_Baxijiao_AAA, whole genome shotgun sequence genome, the window GTTGGTGCTATGACAGTCACATCaatctaataaatatattacTTCTACCAAATAATATTGTTTATGATACCTGTTTAAGAGTCTCGGACTCTGAACTAGTGCAGCACATAAGGCTacaattgattaaaaaaaagcaCAGAATATCTATCAATTACTTAAAGCCAGCTATTGCATTAGGTCATATATTAACATTGAATAATGCTACGTCTGAGCATCCAGGACTCTCCTTATGATAGTAAGGCTCTATCCACAAATCACATATATTAGATGCAATACTTAGTCTAACACTGTGGATTTGGTGACTTGGATGAAGGTTGGGCTCTTCCGGAACATGTTCAACATGGATCTGAGATGAACCCTACTGTAGAAATATTTGATGCATATGGTTGTTACTTTTTGCAAACAATGATCCACGACTGACTTGTAAGCTAGGCTAGAGAGAGTAGCTACTTTTGCAAACAAAAATAGCAGGTAATATTCCACCAAAATATAGAGATTTATTGAAGAATCTTAATGTTGAATTTGCAAAtacaataagaaaaaataaacttCACTTTTAAAACAAATTTAGGTGGCACTATGTGTCAAAAGCTTGTAACATGAAGACTTTCTTATTTACCAATTTTTGGCAACGAAAACAACTATTATCAAAAAAGTTCATGCATCCAATTCTGAAACTAAAGAAATTCTTTGGTAATACCAGTCTTTGCctagaaaatttatatttttgtgtGCAATTAGATTTGGAAAGTCATCATTCCTTAAGAGCTACCAAATTTATAAAATCAAAtaccatatatatatttttccttttcctaTTAAGATGTAGAAACAAATAAATCATTCGTATTATGAAAATGATCATCGTTGTTCAACATGCCAAAATGATTCAAAATATATCTTTTGCATAATCAAACACCAAACGGCATTGTACAACAAAGTACACTTTTTAAGAACCTAATATTTATATAAATGTGAGAATAACCATATCTATGTCAGCTCAATAAGCCTAGAATGTGGACTTCCACCTGTAACCAGCTTAACTAATCCCCTCCATCAAACTTATGTTTTGCATTCTACAACATTGAAATCATACATGCATGTGACAGAATAGTTCTTAGTTTCAATCAGTTATCTACAAATGTATAATGGTCATTCATGAGTTTCCGAATGTTAATATCAAGTTATAGATAAGTgagttgaaaaataaattaaatatctgACAGTTAAAATCAGGTTAAAGTCCAGTGGGTTGCAAAGTAAACTATCTTGAAccaaaaaacaataataataactccATTAGACATGTCAGTTGACTAAGTCCCACAATCAATATTAAACTAAATCAATTATTGTAAAACCAAAAACTGGGCAAACAAAAGACACCTTAAAGTAATATAATCTTCTACGATGAAAACTAGTGGAAACAAAGAACAGAATAAAGTTTTGCATCACTGAAGCTCTCATCACTCACAGAGGTGCGGACCACTCTATATTTCCTTTTGCTCTTCGGAATTGGGAAGAGCTCTAGAGACAAAAGTTTGAGATGTGTATATGGACTCAaagaaatatatgaaaaatatcctCACAAAGACTTTAGAAAGCTGTGATTTGAAATGGCCGACCATGCATGATTCATCTGTTCATTGCTTTTCTTCACCGTCTTAGGTAGGCacatattcaaacatttcaatctAAGATTACATTAATACATGATATACATGCGTGCTGATCATATTATGCCTTGGCCTATATACAATCACCCCAAACCAGAATGCCTAAAGACCATCAACACATCAGCAAAAAAAGAAGATATCACGATATGAAAAAAACATGGTATGATCATTTACAGTATGGAACAACACACATCTGTAAAAGAAggcatatatcaaatcaaaagtaCATGAATGGATGATCCTCCTTACCTGATGATCAATGTCGGAGACATACACGGTTCTCCTTATCACCTCCTCTCTCTGCGCCAAACTCGTCCGACTGTTCATCCTGCGCTTCCCCTGGCCATATCCGTTCTTCTTCTAGTTGGAAACACCAAAATGTGTCAGCAAAGAACGAAAATGTAAGACATCGAAATGAGAGGGGAAATAGATTCTAATCCGAAACCCTTACCCGCCTCTCACCATTCCCAACAGCGCCGCCGTCCCCAACCCCGTTGCTCACCTCAAAACCACTCGCATAAAGCCCTCCACCAGCGGCGCCGTACCTGTTCCCCATCCCGGCGAGAGACGGAGGTACGAACTCCTCCGCCATCGGGTTCAGCTTCGAGAGCAGCTCCTCCAAATCCCGCATCTCCCGCTTAAACCCCTCCCCCTGTGACCCCACCACCGCGGCCGACGGTCCGTCTCTATTCAGTCCCAAGGCGAGCGGAGGCTTTGCGTGGAAGGAGGAAGCCGCCGGGGCGGCCGCGGAAGGGTCGCGGTGGGGGCGGAAGGCGGGGTGTCCGGATGAGGCCGAAGTGGAAACCAGATCCTTGGCACTGCGGGGGTCCGCCGCTCCACCGCCGGTGATGGAGGGGCCCGCGGCGACCGCCAGATCGACGCCGTTCGCGTTCTCAACCACTGCCATGATCACAATGCCGATCGACCAGCTTCTTCTCTGTATATTTATCTCCTCCTTCCGCTCTGGCTTACTATATACTGAGAAGAGGAGAAGGTAGTTGGGTTCtggggagggagggggagggtAACCTCACCGATCGGATCGGATGAGTCCCATCGAGGAGGGATCGGGTAAGGGAGACTGAAGAAGGCTTTTCTTTGGTAAGACAGGAGGAGCAGGGCGGTCACCGGATCCCTCTTCCCCCTTCCCTTTCCAGGCCCTTCACTCTGCTTCTCCTCCTACCACCACCACAGTCTCTCTCAACCTTCTTTCTCTTTCGCTTCCGTCTTACATTGACGGTTGGATTAAGCTTTAGGATCCGCGAACTCTTTAATCCGACGGATGAGAAGCTTTCCGAGTACATTACCGTAGCGTCCAACCACCAAAAGCCCTATGATAAAAAAGCAATAATTTAGCTACCGTGGCGGCAATCGTGGGTAGGAGTACCAATCGGAGAATCTACTTTGGGCCCACAAGGAGCCACCACCGCCACTCAGGCCCAGAGAGGCGGGTAAGGCTTCGTGTTGATCTAAGGAAAGTTGTTCCTTCTGGGTTATGCAATGAATGCCATGGCATGCAAGGATGTCGTGTGGGCAAGAGATGATGACATAGGACGGTATCCAAGGGCGACGCGTGGAGGAAGGAGGGTTGAATGTGCGCCACGTGTTAAATGGTGCAAATATATTGGCCAAGAAACACTCATTTATTACGATTTAAATCAAATACACAACCAACGTTTATTTCCACGTATGCATCGAAACTTCTCTCTGGAATAATGGCTATCATATGGTCCACCCACCATAATGATAATTCGAAACGTATCTCGTAACTTTACGTGCGTCTACAATAAATGACGCTGCTTTCATGGATACATGTCCTATACGTGATCATGATGTGCATTGCGATTAATATCGGGTTACTTAAGTTCGACATGGTGTCAACATCACACAACAAACAGCAGCGATTACAGCCTCCAAAACCTCAACGACTCCACAATTATCTCTTCCAGTGACAGTTAAAAAGCCTGATTCCCAGTGTCGTTTTCGTGTTCTTTTTGACTGCCAGAAGTAAATTGCTCCCAATAAAAATAACGTGTATACGATGAATATTACGATTCTTGCAATCCCATTGGAAGATTATAGTAATTGTCCACGTGTATACGATGAATATTACGATTCGTTTTCTCGTTGCATTTTTCTTGACTCGTTCAAATAGACTTGTCCACTTGTGATTTTTTATTCACTTTTGATATTACTAAAATGCCCTTAGATCACAGAAAAAGCAGCGCTGATTG encodes:
- the LOC135628216 gene encoding polyadenylate-binding protein-interacting protein 12-like isoform X1, which produces MAVVENANGVDLAVAAGPSITGGGAADPRSAKDLVSTSASSGHPAFRPHRDPSAAAPAASSFHAKPPLALGLNRDGPSAAVVGSQGEGFKREMRDLEELLSKLNPMAEEFVPPSLAGMGNRYGAAGGGLYASGFEVSNGVGDGGAVGNGERRKKNGYGQGKRRMNSRTSLAQREEVIRRTVYVSDIDHQVTEEQLAALFINCGQVVDCRMCGDPNTVLRFAFIEFTDEEGARAALNLSGTVLGYYPVKVLPSKTAIAPVNPTFLPRSDDEREMCSRTVYCTNIDKKVSQADLKLFFESLCGEVYRLRLLGDYHHSTRIAFVEFVMADSATAALNCSGVVLGSLPIRVSPSKTPVRPRALRVTMY
- the LOC135628216 gene encoding polyadenylate-binding protein-interacting protein 12-like isoform X2, which encodes MAVVENANGVDLAVAAGPSITGGGAADPRSAKDLVSTSASSGHPAFRPHRDPSAAAPAASSFHAKPPLALGLNRDGPSAAVVGSQGEGFKREMRDLEELLSKLNPMAEEFVPPSLAGMGNRYGAAGGGLYASGFEVSNGVGDGGAVGNGERRKNGYGQGKRRMNSRTSLAQREEVIRRTVYVSDIDHQVTEEQLAALFINCGQVVDCRMCGDPNTVLRFAFIEFTDEEGARAALNLSGTVLGYYPVKVLPSKTAIAPVNPTFLPRSDDEREMCSRTVYCTNIDKKVSQADLKLFFESLCGEVYRLRLLGDYHHSTRIAFVEFVMADSATAALNCSGVVLGSLPIRVSPSKTPVRPRALRVTMY